The genomic segment TTAATAGCAAGACGGTGCATACCAAGCCAGTTCAATGCTTCCTGACCGGAGTCGAGAATGTTATCCTGACTGCGGGTATAGTTGATGAACAGAGTCTTATCCACTGGCATAAACAGGCCGTGTGGAAGGTGGTTGCGGATGTTACGTTTAATTTTATCCGCATGGTATTCAGCTTCATCTACTTCCTGTTGCAGGGAATAGAATTCTCTGCAGGCGCCACCGGTGATATAGCACTCCATGGACTCGTGAATAAATCCCATACCTTTTTCAATTTGCCCGTAGTGCTCGAGCAGTCCGCTCATCGGGGTGCGGTCGGATAACATTCCAAAAAATGGAACGCGAAATTTCATTGCAGTTTCCTCCTAAGAACCTACCGGTGAAAAATGTTTAAAGAATCGTCCATCGAAGCAACTGGAAAATAATAATACTGCTCAGTGCTGCAATAGGCACTGTCAGAATCCAGTAGAGAACGATTTTAAATAAAATTTGGAAGTTAACAGTACCAAAACCTCGTGCTACACCAACACCTACGATTGACCCAACTGAGGCGTGTGTTGTGGAAACTGGCATGCCGAGGTTGGAAGCAATAAGTACAGTAGTTGCTGCACCAAAATCAACAGCAAAGCCACGAGTGTTGTTTAGTGTGGTGATTTTGCTGCCAACGGTTTCCATTACTTTGTGCCCAAGAAGAGCGATACCAAGAGTGATACCCACCCCCCCGACAACTAGAAGCCAGAGAGGAACCTCAGCACTGCTGAGCAGAGCGTGGTCGCGGGCAATCATGTAGATAGCAGCCACCGGTCCGATAGCGTTCGCAACATCGTTGGCACCCTGAGAAATTGCAACGTAACAGGAGGTGCCAATTTGCATTTTCCGGAACAGTTCTTCAACTGCTTCAGACTCTTCATCCAGCTCTGGAATAAGTTTATTCACAAACAATCTTGCAATGCACCAGAACACTGCGGTTACAAGTGGAGCAAGGTAAGAAGCATCCCACCATGTAAGGTGCAGGTTTTTACCGAATGGTGTCTTAAACAGGAAGGATAAGAACACTAAAGTAAATGTAAGTGCAATCCAGAATGGAGCCCACTTACGTGCGTGCATAAGCATCTGGCTTCGAAACAGGATGCGCTTGCGGATTGATGAGAATATGAATCCTGCGATTGCAGCACCAAACAGTGGTGAAATAATCCAGGATAGAACAACGAAGCCCAGTTTGCCCCAGTTAACCACTTCAGGCCCGCCGACAACAAATCCAAAGCCGAGAATAGACCCGACAATAGAGTGTGTCGAAGAAACAGGAAGTGCAGTGAGAGTTGCAACAAGAACCCAGAGTCCGGCAGACAGTAGTGCTGCAAACATGCCGATCATAAGAACCTTAGGATCGGTAATCATTTCTGGGTTAATAATCCCCTTTGAAATTGTCTTGGTAACCTGAGCACCAAGAAAAACTGCGCCAGCAAAGTTGAGAACACCCGCAATAAGCACAGCTTGCTTAACCGTGATGGCTTTAGCACCAACAGCAGACGCCATTGAGTTTGCAACGTCGTTTGCACCAAGGTTAAACGCCATCATGAAACCGGCTAATACAGCCAGCACAAGGAAAACAGTATATATATCCATACTTTGGAGATTCCGATTGTTTTGTTTTCTTTTCGCAGCAAGTTTATACTTCTTAGCAAGCTGAAAAAGGCAACACTATTGTCAAAATCAATTCCGCACCGTACTGTCGCGATGTAACATAACAGTCATACAATTGCCACAAAGTAGCGGATATTAAATACCATGAACAACTATTCCATCCGTAACAGACTCTTAACGGGAATGTTCCTGCTGCTAATGGTCGCACTCATTCCTCCTTTCTATTATTTTGACTCATCATTACGTACAGATATCCTGCGTGATGCCAAAAGTAGAGCTGTTACCTATTTGAACACAGTCGCCTGGACGACGCATGAAAATCGTTTTTCCAACATACATGAATTTGATGCTTGGTTAAAGGATCTATCGCGCTATTTAAATGTCCGTGTCACATATATTGCCGAAGGGCAGGTTGTGGCAGACACCAGTGTCCCCTATGCAAAGCTAACCCAGCTTCCTTCCCATGCAGACAGGCCGGAAGTTCTTACAGCTCTCGAAGGGAAAACCGGCGTTGAAGTCCGGTACTCAACAACAATCCACAAAGATTTGATTTATGCTGCGCAGGCCAAGCAGGCTCATGGAGTTATTCCAGCTGGTATTTTGCGTGTTGCTATTCCGGCCTCTTCAGCGAGCGAGCGTTTGAACAGGCTTGAGGCGGGAATGATATGGGTCTTTATCTTTACCACTTTCGGTACAGTGTTGTTTGGATTCCTTGTAACAAGGCCGTTTCTTATTTCTATCCGCAGGTTGGCCAGTACCGCCCAATCTATCGGGCTAGGTCAGTATCAGCGTCGAATCCGCACGTATCCGGGTACAGAATTTGAGCCGCTAGTTACCGCCATCAACGATATGGCTCAAAATATTGAAATGCATCTGCGGATGGTTGTTGACCAAAAGAAACGGCTTGAAGCTGTGTTTGACGGTATGACTGAAGGCGTTATGGTATTGGATGAACGTGGTAGAATTCATTCTTGCAATACCGCATTAATCAATATGTTGAACTGCTTGGATGGCTGTGAAGGCAGAACTGTCATAGAAGCGACAATGCAACCTGATTTGCAACAGGCGGTAGATGATATTCTGGGCTCTCCTCTTCCAAAGAATGCCAGTCTTGTTCTTGAACTTCCGGATTCTGTGTATCTTGCTGTGAACCTTGTTCCGTTCCGTGATAGACAGGAAGCACGGAAAATGGTGCTGGTATTCCATGATGTGAGTGAGCGTGAGCAGTTGGAGAGGGTTCGCCGTGATTTTGTGGCGAACGTTTCCCACGAGCTTAAGACACCGCTTACCAGTATAAAAGGATATGCTGAGACACTTATAGATGCGCCGGATACTCCGCATTCTACAGCGGTGAAATTTTTAAATACGATTCTGCGCAATGCTGACCACATGACAAAAATGGTAAATTCTTTACTTGTGCTTGCTCGCTCACAGCATCACAAAGACAGTAGTCAGCTTGCCGCCATTGATGGAGATGCCGTGGTCGAACAGACCGTGCGGGATATGATGCCGGCAGCTCTTGAGAAGAATATTGTGCTTCAGTATAATGCTGAGAAAAAAGATGTTCGTGTTATTGCAGACTTAGATGGTCTTTCAGAAGTTCTGCGTAACCTTATAGATAATGCCATCAAGTACAGTCCACGGGATTCAACCGTATCTGTTGGCTTGCATTTACGCGATGGGCTTGCATCCTTTAGTGTGCGTGATGAAGGATCTGGTATTCCTGTGGAGAGTCAGAGTAGAATTTTTGAAAGATTCTACAGGCTTGAAAATGAAGAGTCTCCTGTCGTCAAGGATGGTAGTGCCGGGCTGGGGCTTGCTATTTGTCGCAGGATTATTCGATCATACGGTGGTGATATTTGGGTGGAATCTCCTATTCATTCTGACACAAATACTGGCGCTGCATTTATTTTTACGTTGAAGAAGGCTCTTCAAAGCTAACAGCCTATTATAGAATACAAAATCCGATCAGCGCCGAGTCAATATGACTTGGCGTTTTCTTTAATAATAAAGGGAAAAAGCAAAAGTGTTGCCAGATGTGGATCAAGTGCATAAAAGAGGGCAGCGCAAACAAGTGGTGTCGTGCTCTTATTTTTGTAGGTGCGGGGCGGTTCTTTTGTAGGTAGTTACGTTCAGCTAGGTTGTTGGCATGTATATAGCTGAGCATACGAATTTCAATGTGCGTAATCGACTGGTTTTGCAAAATTGTTCATTTCGAGGTTGCGAGCGAAGCCACTTTCTGCTAGCCAAGATAGTTGTGGGTTATTGGGGAAAGCAAATGATTTCAGAATGTCATTTGCGCATATTGCTTATCTGTCTTGCTAGAAGGAAGAACAAAATGCTTAGAGCAACACGTGTGCTGATCGCAGCACTTGGTCTGGTTTTACTGTTCGGCACAGGAGCGTTTGCACAAAAAACATACGTTAATGGTATTGATGCAAACTACCCTCCTTTTGCTTATGTTGACAAAAATGGCGAACCTGCTGGCTTTGACGTAGATTCCTTGAACTGGATTGCTAAAAAGCTCGGTTTCAAGGTTGAGCATAAGCCAATGGAATGGTCAACGATCGTACAGAGCGTTCTCTCAAATAAAATTGATATGGTTTACTCCGGTATGACCATTACCCCTGAACGCGCCGCAAAGGTAAATTTTTCAGATCCTTACTACTCTGTTGCTAACGTCTACGCTGGTAAAAAAGGTTCCGGCCTTACTGTAGACAAAATACAGCACGATAAAGTACGTCTCGGTGTGCAGTCCGGCACCCCGCAGGTAGAATGGCTCAAAGAGCATATGGGCAAAGAGGGCTGGAACTTTACTTTGAAGTTTTACGACTCTGCTCCACTTGCATTTCAGGATGTCATGAACGGTCGCATTCAGGCTGTAGCAATGGATGCTGCACCTGTTAATGATGCAATTGGTCGTGGACTGCCATTGGCTGTAATTGACACTTTCGGTGAGCACGAAGATTTTGGTGTTGCTATCAATAAAGACAACGCTGAACT from the Halodesulfovibrio aestuarii DSM 17919 = ATCC 29578 genome contains:
- a CDS encoding DUF47 domain-containing protein, whose translation is MKFRVPFFGMLSDRTPMSGLLEHYGQIEKGMGFIHESMECYITGGACREFYSLQQEVDEAEYHADKIKRNIRNHLPHGLFMPVDKTLFINYTRSQDNILDSGQEALNWLGMHRLAIKEDMQKLLLDYLYEVTKTVELLKSALEATIDLVQGTVTVSRQETKEHFRDIRAQQREVFRMKQNLMAELYNLDREFKEVYQLMKFVDSLFDMSHNAENCSDMLRAMIVR
- a CDS encoding inorganic phosphate transporter, translating into MDIYTVFLVLAVLAGFMMAFNLGANDVANSMASAVGAKAITVKQAVLIAGVLNFAGAVFLGAQVTKTISKGIINPEMITDPKVLMIGMFAALLSAGLWVLVATLTALPVSSTHSIVGSILGFGFVVGGPEVVNWGKLGFVVLSWIISPLFGAAIAGFIFSSIRKRILFRSQMLMHARKWAPFWIALTFTLVFLSFLFKTPFGKNLHLTWWDASYLAPLVTAVFWCIARLFVNKLIPELDEESEAVEELFRKMQIGTSCYVAISQGANDVANAIGPVAAIYMIARDHALLSSAEVPLWLLVVGGVGITLGIALLGHKVMETVGSKITTLNNTRGFAVDFGAATTVLIASNLGMPVSTTHASVGSIVGVGVARGFGTVNFQILFKIVLYWILTVPIAALSSIIIFQLLRWTIL
- a CDS encoding ATP-binding protein; amino-acid sequence: MNNYSIRNRLLTGMFLLLMVALIPPFYYFDSSLRTDILRDAKSRAVTYLNTVAWTTHENRFSNIHEFDAWLKDLSRYLNVRVTYIAEGQVVADTSVPYAKLTQLPSHADRPEVLTALEGKTGVEVRYSTTIHKDLIYAAQAKQAHGVIPAGILRVAIPASSASERLNRLEAGMIWVFIFTTFGTVLFGFLVTRPFLISIRRLASTAQSIGLGQYQRRIRTYPGTEFEPLVTAINDMAQNIEMHLRMVVDQKKRLEAVFDGMTEGVMVLDERGRIHSCNTALINMLNCLDGCEGRTVIEATMQPDLQQAVDDILGSPLPKNASLVLELPDSVYLAVNLVPFRDRQEARKMVLVFHDVSEREQLERVRRDFVANVSHELKTPLTSIKGYAETLIDAPDTPHSTAVKFLNTILRNADHMTKMVNSLLVLARSQHHKDSSQLAAIDGDAVVEQTVRDMMPAALEKNIVLQYNAEKKDVRVIADLDGLSEVLRNLIDNAIKYSPRDSTVSVGLHLRDGLASFSVRDEGSGIPVESQSRIFERFYRLENEESPVVKDGSAGLGLAICRRIIRSYGGDIWVESPIHSDTNTGAAFIFTLKKALQS
- a CDS encoding ABC transporter substrate-binding protein; the protein is MLRATRVLIAALGLVLLFGTGAFAQKTYVNGIDANYPPFAYVDKNGEPAGFDVDSLNWIAKKLGFKVEHKPMEWSTIVQSVLSNKIDMVYSGMTITPERAAKVNFSDPYYSVANVYAGKKGSGLTVDKIQHDKVRLGVQSGTPQVEWLKEHMGKEGWNFTLKFYDSAPLAFQDVMNGRIQAVAMDAAPVNDAIGRGLPLAVIDTFGEHEDFGVAINKDNAELLELINKGIKMLKADPYWEVLKEKHLKGDNH